The proteins below are encoded in one region of Candidatus Hydrogenedens sp.:
- a CDS encoding Ig-like domain-containing protein translates to MFFTTATDSSWTESKSIVFDAKVGRYTYLINIPQRLSETSKDPNTWNGQTIRQIRFDTGGLPSGSVKIYYIGLRREPIPDWQFDIGNHKQGWIAENQITNLQASSGVLSFNTNGGDPYIHVYNQHFDPSSYRYLLIRANITGYQNNDPAGMQTFGFPGTGGGGYVNKNYYFYPNNGYQCLLVDMGTPTSGNSWLGAPGTIQHFRIDPAWEATTATFYYDYITLYNSLSWASGPYDWDFSTSGNNNLYGTNCGNWVSAKHSPYSGTSLNIASGVGTVTGLGTLGIENLNFVIGSTTAYKWLQVDVNPSTQVDRNDFTLRFAWRKDGLRMGVDYETARKWTIPTNKGIKRYNFLIPYTTGQPSGHTGAWDGFPHGILLQFGEGETGINSVTVDNVRIVSDATVTAPTVSSVQVSGTRTVDVTFSQQMDNSTITAGSFTISGTGRGTLGANPLSVAFLTGHTYRLTWIAGEMREGGDVTITVSNTVKDASGRNLTSPNSATHTGGGIKIDTPTVSSMTSPANANTLPIVVNYSGASDTSSGVSNVELWYKIGETGTWTDSGLRSNSAPDGSFNFNPTLEGVYYFDVVVIDGAGNRGNTPTGNGKTTTTYDITNPVVGAINVSPYTNGTPVPIN, encoded by the coding sequence ATGTTCTTTACAACAGCTACGGATAGTTCATGGACTGAATCTAAATCTATTGTATTTGATGCTAAGGTTGGCAGATACACATATCTTATAAATATACCTCAGCGATTAAGTGAAACCAGCAAAGACCCAAATACATGGAATGGACAAACGATAAGGCAAATTCGATTCGATACAGGTGGATTACCCAGTGGTAGCGTGAAAATTTACTATATTGGGCTTCGTCGTGAACCAATACCCGATTGGCAATTCGATATAGGGAATCATAAACAAGGTTGGATTGCAGAAAATCAAATTACCAACTTACAGGCGAGTTCAGGTGTATTGTCTTTCAACACCAATGGCGGTGACCCTTATATCCATGTCTATAACCAACACTTTGACCCTTCTTCGTATAGATACTTGCTTATTAGAGCCAATATAACAGGGTACCAAAACAATGACCCAGCAGGAATGCAAACCTTTGGTTTTCCCGGAACGGGTGGAGGTGGATATGTAAACAAAAATTATTATTTTTATCCTAATAATGGTTATCAATGTCTTCTTGTAGATATGGGTACCCCCACATCGGGGAATTCATGGCTTGGTGCTCCAGGAACTATCCAGCATTTCCGAATTGACCCCGCTTGGGAAGCCACAACCGCAACATTTTATTACGATTATATAACCTTATACAATTCCTTGTCCTGGGCATCTGGTCCGTATGATTGGGACTTCTCTACTTCAGGCAATAATAATCTATATGGAACAAACTGTGGTAATTGGGTATCTGCCAAACACTCACCTTACAGTGGGACTTCTTTAAATATTGCCAGTGGTGTAGGAACGGTAACTGGCTTGGGCACACTCGGAATTGAAAACCTTAACTTTGTCATTGGCTCTACTACTGCTTATAAATGGCTTCAAGTAGATGTAAACCCGTCTACACAAGTTGACCGCAACGATTTTACCTTGCGTTTTGCCTGGCGGAAAGATGGCTTGAGAATGGGCGTTGATTATGAAACCGCAAGAAAATGGACTATTCCAACCAATAAAGGAATTAAACGATATAACTTTCTTATTCCATATACCACAGGTCAGCCATCTGGGCATACCGGAGCATGGGATGGTTTCCCCCATGGAATTCTACTTCAGTTTGGTGAAGGCGAAACAGGTATCAATTCAGTAACCGTTGACAATGTGAGAATTGTATCCGATGCGACTGTTACAGCACCAACTGTAAGTAGTGTTCAGGTTTCTGGAACAAGGACCGTTGATGTTACTTTCAGCCAACAAATGGACAATAGCACAATTACTGCAGGTAGTTTTACTATTTCAGGCACAGGTAGAGGAACATTAGGTGCTAACCCACTTAGTGTAGCCTTTTTGACAGGGCATACCTATCGTTTAACCTGGATTGCTGGTGAAATGAGAGAAGGGGGTGATGTAACTATCACTGTATCTAATACAGTAAAAGATGCTAGCGGTAGAAATTTAACATCTCCTAACAGTGCTACACATACCGGCGGTGGTATTAAAATTGATACCCCTACCGTAAGTTCTATGACTTCTCCTGCAAATGCAAATACGCTACCTATTGTTGTGAACTATTCCGGTGCTTCAGATACTTCCAGTGGCGTAAGCAATGTTGAATTATGGTATAAAATAGGAGAAACGGGGACATGGACAGATAGCGGATTGCGTTCAAATAGTGCTCCTGATGGAAGTTTCAATTTTAACCCGACACTTGAAGGGGTATATTACTTTGATGTAGTCGTCATAGATGGTGCAGGCAACCGTGGTAATACACCAACAGGAAATGGTAAAACAACAACTACATACGACATAACGAATCCTGTAGTAGGGGCGATTAATGTATCGCCATATACGAATGGGACGCCGGTGCCGATTAATT